In the genome of Catharus ustulatus isolate bCatUst1 chromosome 1, bCatUst1.pri.v2, whole genome shotgun sequence, the window GAGCCCTACAATGCCACCCTCTCTGTGCACCAGCTGGTGGAGAACACGGACGAGACCTACTGCATTGACAACGAGGCCCTGTATGACATTTGCTTCCGCACCCTGAAGCTGACCACTCCCACCTACGGGGACCTCAACCACCTGGTGTCGGCCACCATGAGCGGCGTGACCACCTGCCTTCGCTTCCCCGGCCAGCTGAACGCCGACCTGCGCAAGCTGGCGGTCAACATGGTGCCTTTCCCGCGGCTGCACTTCTTCATGCCGGGCTTTGCCCCGCTGACCAGCCGCGGCAGCCAGCAGTACCGCGCCCTGACGGTGCCCGAGCTGACGCAGCAGATGTTCGACTCCAAGAACATGATGGCCGCCTGCGACCCCCGCCACGGCCGCTACCTGACCGTGGCCGCCATCTTCCGGGGCCGCATGTCCATGAAGGAGGTGGACGAGCAGATGCTCAACGTGCAGAACAAGAACAGCAGCTACTTTGTGGAGTGGATCCCCAACAACGTCAAGACGGCCGTCTGCGACATCCCCCCACGCGGCCTCAAGATGTCTGCCACCTTCATCGGCAACAGCACGGCCATCCAGGAGCTCTTCAAGAGGATCTCGGAGCAGTTCACGGCCATGTTCCGGCGCAAGGCTTTCTTGCACTGGTACACCGGCGAGGGCATGGATGAAATGGAGTTCACCGAGGCCGAGAGCAACATGAACGACCTGGTCTCTGAATACCAGCAATACCAGGATGCCACTGCTGATGAGCAGGGCGAGTttgaagaggaaggagaggaagatgaGGCATGAAGTTGAGATGGGTAGGAATTAAGTATAGTCTGAGCAGGCAAGTATTCATTGAGAGAAGGAATCTGTGCAGTTGTGCTGAAgcatgcattttttaatttggtgcTCTCCACTGTTGCTTCTGTCAGCAGTTTTGTATCCTTGACTGTCCAATGTAACAGTAGTTGCAAAATACTTCAGAGTCTTCTGTTGAAATGGTTAACTTCTCAAACATAAAGGCTTTTTGTGTCCTAAACTGTCTCCTCTACTTTATTTCTCTCTAGATGAAGCAAGTAATTTTTGTGTAGTTTTCTGTAGCTTCACTTCTCAATTTATACCTGAACTTCAGTGAAAGGTTAAGTTCAATAAAACAAGAATTCTCAGGCTGTGAATTTAGCAGCATGTGGAAGCTCTAGTAGCTCAGCTGAAGATGCCAGTTAATTTATGGAAACTCTTGTGTTTTACAGCTTAACTACAGCTTAGTTAATTGTTGAGGCAAAAGCTGTTTTAGCTGATAAAAACAAGACACTGGACTTTAGTTGTGCTATTCCTCTTTATGGACATACATGGTAGAGAGGTCAGAGAGAAGGTATTGAATTCCACATTACAGGCTGATTTGACAGGATAGCTGAAGGCTTCCCTACTGCCTATTCAGCAGCTTATTTAACTTGTTCCAGGGACATAGTACAGGCATATGGGTGATTTGACTTGATGCTGAGCTCGCTTATCTTCCCTTCAACTCTCTTCTCTAAATACAAAAATTCCATGCAGAAGCATAGGTCTGTACTAGCAGGCAACTTCAGAGCTCAGGTGAAAACCCAAGCTTTTTTCTCTTAAAGAATACCATTTGTGTTTCCCAAAAGTAGCCAGCCCTTTACTGCCCTGATTCTACAGGGCAATTAATTTCCTTTAGGAGATATGAGGTGATGGGCAGACTTCTAAGCTCAAAAGGCTGTCCACAGAG includes:
- the LOC116997981 gene encoding tubulin beta-2 chain translates to MREIVHIQAGQCGNQIGAKFWEVISDEHGIDPTGSYHGDSDLQLERINVYYNEATGNKYVPRAILVDLEPGTMDSVRSGPFGQIFRPDNFVFGQSGAGNNWAKGHYTEGAELVDSVLDVVRKESESCDCLQGFQLTHSLGGGTGSGMGTLLISKIREEYPDRIMNTFSVMPSPKVSDTVVEPYNATLSVHQLVENTDETYCIDNEALYDICFRTLKLTTPTYGDLNHLVSATMSGVTTCLRFPGQLNADLRKLAVNMVPFPRLHFFMPGFAPLTSRGSQQYRALTVPELTQQMFDSKNMMAACDPRHGRYLTVAAIFRGRMSMKEVDEQMLNVQNKNSSYFVEWIPNNVKTAVCDIPPRGLKMSATFIGNSTAIQELFKRISEQFTAMFRRKAFLHWYTGEGMDEMEFTEAESNMNDLVSEYQQYQDATADEQGEFEEEGEEDEA